Sequence from the Pseudomonadota bacterium genome:
GCATGGTGGTGGGCAACGGGGACGCTGACTACTGCTACAACGGGTCTTGCCAAGACGTAAATCCCAACGGCTCAACGCCTAGCTCCCCCTTACGTTGCGGTTCAGGCGGGTGCTTTCTCCTAACGGATTCTGATGCAGAATACTGTTTCCGTGGGACGTGCCAAGACCTGTAGGCCTTGGCATGCCACCTCGGGCGACGCTGTGCAGCAAATCAGCACCTGAAGATCCTCACCCCACATGCCCTCTACGAGACCGCGTGGACCAGGATCGGCTTCCCGATCGGCGTCGTTTGGGCGACTTCGTTCCGGTTCCGAACGCTGAGCTCAGTAAACTGCTGGTGTGGAGCTTCCTGGCAGGATTTTCGGAGAAGCGCTCGCTGCTCGCCGAGCTTGAGGAGTCTGGCCGGACAGTGAACTGTCACTGCCGGCCGTATCTGCGATACTCGACGACTCAGACCGCGATGCTGCGGCGACGCTCCGGATCGGCCGCAAGCACTTTCTCGATGAGCTCTCGCTTTACCGTCTCGGCGTCTTCGTTCGCCACCTGGCAGGTGCCCGCGTTCGCATGCCCTCCGCCACCGTAGGAGAGCATTAGCTCGCCCACATGCACCTTGGAGCTTCGATCCAGGATCGACTTACCCATGGCGAACACCGTGTTCTGCTGGCGGAAGCCCCACATGTGATGAATCGAGAGATTGCACTGGGGGAACATGGCATAGATCATGAAGCGGTTGCCCGCATGAATGATCTCTTGGTCCTTTAGATTAAGGATGATCAGCTCATCGTGCACTTCGCTGCAGGCCCTGACTTGGGCCTCGAAGAGCTCCTTCTGCTCGTGATAAAGCTCCACCCGCTCTACCACATCGGGCAGCTGCATGATCTCCTCGATGGTGTGGCTCTTGCAGTAGTCGATGAGCTCCATCATTAGGTTGTAGTTGGAGATTCTGAAGTCCCGGAAGCGGCCGAGGCCGGTTCTGGGATCCATCAGAAAGTTCAGCATGACCCAGTCGGTGGGGTTCAGGATCTCCTCTCGGCTGAACTGCGCCGCATCGGCCTTGTCCACCGCGCTCATCATGTCGTCCCAGGCCCTGGGGAAGCGATCAGCGCCGCCGAAGTAGTTGTACACAACCCGCGCCGCGGAGGGCGTGTCGACTTCGATGATGTGGTTCTCACGCGCCTCGTTTCGAAGGCCTTCGCTAGCGTGGTGGTCGAAGGCTAGGCCAACCCCCTCGACATAAGGCAGGTTAGTGGTGATGTCGCGGTCGGTGATCTCAATCGCACCGTCCTGCATGTCTTTTGGATGTACAAACGTAATGTCGTCAATCAGATCTAGCTCTTTGAGCAACACCGCACAGACTAGGCCGTCAAAATCGCTACGCGTTACCAGTCTGTACTGGCCTTTCAGTTCAATCACGCTAAGTGCCTCACTTTTCCCGGTCTATTTGTCGTTATCGGCACGAACAGGAAAAGGTTTACGGCCGCCACCACATCATGACTTCCGGCACATGTTCACCGCGCAGCACTTGGATACCTTGGCATCACACCCACTCACACCCAAGGAGCCGACCGATGCGTCACGCCACCACCTGCCCGCCCTTGCTTGCCCTCAGCGCGCTCGTGAGCGCCAGCGTCCACGCTGCCTCGTTGGACGTGCAGGTAACGTCTATCGACGAACCTAAGGGCTACATCATGCTGGCCATATTCGATTCGGCCGAGGCATTCGACAACGGCGGGCAGCCCATGCGGGCGGTGCGCGTGGCCGTGGAGGGCAGCGAACTGCGTACGGCGTTCGATGACGTGCCCGCCGGCACCTACGCAGTCAGGCTCTACCATGACGCCAACGGCAACGGTGAGCTGGACACCAACATGATGGGTCTACCCAAGGAGGGGTACGGCTTT
This genomic interval carries:
- a CDS encoding exopolyphosphatase; its protein translation is MIELKGQYRLVTRSDFDGLVCAVLLKELDLIDDITFVHPKDMQDGAIEITDRDITTNLPYVEGVGLAFDHHASEGLRNEARENHIIEVDTPSAARVVYNYFGGADRFPRAWDDMMSAVDKADAAQFSREEILNPTDWVMLNFLMDPRTGLGRFRDFRISNYNLMMELIDYCKSHTIEEIMQLPDVVERVELYHEQKELFEAQVRACSEVHDELIILNLKDQEIIHAGNRFMIYAMFPQCNLSIHHMWGFRQQNTVFAMGKSILDRSSKVHVGELMLSYGGGGHANAGTCQVANEDAETVKRELIEKVLAADPERRRSIAV
- a CDS encoding DUF2141 domain-containing protein, with protein sequence MRHATTCPPLLALSALVSASVHAASLDVQVTSIDEPKGYIMLAIFDSAEAFDNGGQPMRAVRVAVEGSELRTAFDDVPAGTYAVRLYHDANGNGELDTNMMGLPKEGYGFSNNGGRFGPPAFNAAAFEVTEDGTNSITIKLR